The Helicobacter pylori genome includes a window with the following:
- a CDS encoding CiaD-like domain-containing protein yields MELKNIISETLNEIEKMAKTIDDGFNTAQKTPSFFKTPPNLQNTPNPKNANTPLESKNAAKIETQEKITEENTEEKEEETKEIITEEITPKTPTQVLISNERVFLKNLLERTLVLFKGMQALEEKEAMKRLDLVARFLQYQLSVLEKRLESLERENTE; encoded by the coding sequence ATGGAATTGAAAAATATTATTTCAGAAACCCTTAATGAAATTGAAAAAATGGCTAAAACCATTGATGATGGTTTTAATACGGCGCAAAAAACGCCCTCTTTTTTCAAAACGCCCCCCAATTTGCAAAACACCCCAAACCCTAAAAATGCTAACACCCCTTTAGAGTCAAAAAACGCTGCTAAAATAGAAACGCAAGAAAAAATCACAGAAGAAAATACAGAAGAAAAAGAAGAAGAGACAAAAGAAATCATTACAGAAGAAATCACGCCAAAAACCCCCACGCAAGTGTTAATTTCAAACGAGCGGGTTTTTTTAAAAAATTTACTAGAGAGAACCTTAGTGTTATTTAAAGGCATGCAGGCTTTAGAAGAAAAAGAAGCCATGAAGCGTTTGGATTTAGTGGCGCGTTTCTTGCAATACCAATTGAGCGTGCTTGAAAAACGATTAGAATCTTTGGAGCGAGAAAACACAGAGTGA
- a CDS encoding peptidase U32 family protein — MNQVELLSPAGNLKKLKIALNYGADAVYGGVSHFSLRNRASKEFTLETFKEGIDYAHALNKKVYATINGFPFNSQLKLLEEHIDKMAELKPDAFIIAAPGVVKLALKIAPHVPVHLSTQANVLNLLDAQVFYDLGVKRIVCARELSLNDAIEIKKALPDLELEIFVHGSMCFAFSGRCLISALQKGRVPNRGSCANDCRFDYEYYVKNPDNGVMMRLVEEEGVGTHIFNAKDLNLSSHIAEILSSNAISALKIEGRTKSSYYAAQTTRIYRLAVDDFYHNTLKPSFYASELNTLKNRGFTDGYLMRRPFERLDTQNHQTAISEGDFQVNGEITEDGRFFACKFTTTTNIAYEIIAPKNAAITPIVNEIGKIYTFEKRSYLVLYKILLENNTELETIHSGNVNLVRLPAPLPAFSFLRTQVRV; from the coding sequence TTGAACCAAGTTGAATTACTCTCTCCAGCTGGTAATTTAAAAAAACTTAAAATCGCTCTCAACTATGGGGCTGATGCGGTTTATGGGGGGGTGAGCCATTTTTCTTTACGCAATCGTGCAAGTAAGGAATTCACTCTAGAGACCTTTAAAGAAGGGATTGACTACGCCCATGCCTTGAATAAAAAAGTCTATGCCACGATCAATGGTTTCCCTTTCAATTCACAGCTCAAACTTTTAGAAGAACATATTGATAAAATGGCAGAGCTAAAACCAGACGCTTTCATTATCGCTGCGCCTGGTGTGGTGAAACTCGCTTTAAAAATCGCCCCACATGTTCCTGTCCATTTATCCACGCAAGCGAATGTCTTAAATTTGCTCGATGCGCAAGTGTTTTATGATTTAGGGGTTAAACGCATTGTGTGCGCTAGGGAATTGAGCCTGAATGATGCGATTGAGATTAAAAAAGCCTTGCCCGATTTAGAATTAGAAATCTTTGTGCATGGGAGCATGTGCTTTGCCTTTTCAGGGCGTTGCTTGATTTCGGCTTTACAAAAGGGGCGTGTGCCTAATAGAGGGAGTTGCGCGAATGATTGCCGGTTTGATTATGAATATTACGTGAAAAACCCTGATAACGGCGTGATGATGAGGTTGGTTGAAGAAGAGGGCGTAGGCACGCACATTTTTAACGCTAAAGATTTGAATCTCTCTAGTCATATCGCTGAAATTTTAAGTTCCAACGCCATTAGCGCGCTTAAGATTGAAGGGCGCACCAAGTCCAGTTACTACGCCGCGCAAACCACGCGCATCTATCGTTTAGCGGTTGATGATTTTTACCATAACACCTTAAAGCCGAGTTTTTATGCTAGCGAATTGAACACGCTTAAAAACAGGGGTTTTACGGACGGTTATTTGATGCGAAGGCCTTTTGAAAGGCTAGACACTCAAAACCACCAGACAGCCATTAGCGAAGGGGATTTTCAAGTCAATGGTGAAATAACAGAAGACGGGCGTTTTTTTGCATGCAAATTCACCACCACCACTAACATAGCTTATGAAATCATCGCTCCCAAAAATGCGGCTATCACGCCCATAGTTAATGAAATTGGCAAAATTTATACCTTTGAAAAACGCTCTTATTTAGTGCTGTATAAAATCCTTTTAGAAAATAACACCGAGTTAGAAACTATCCATAGCGGGAATGTGAATTTAGTGCGACTGCCCGCACCTTTACCGGCTTTTAGTTTTTTGCGCACCCAAGTCAGAGTCTAA
- the cheZ gene encoding protein phosphatase CheZ, translating into MTQEELDALMNGGDLENLEALEAKEETKEEAKEEAKEKEEFKESKESSSQKMTVKKEDAEKYGKISPNEWPPPPPTEEHKVVHQLDDVTRDSEVKATQIFDQLDLIGASAEKIAKMVKKIQEPLQKHQEIFDNLHAHFPHVESFKTALNEQQEILNALKSIEEEAANCSDSSMQAMDIMQFQDIHRQKIERVVNVMRALSQYMNSLFEGKIDDSKRVSSATFITGDDDKDLASADDIEALIASFGAK; encoded by the coding sequence ATGACACAAGAAGAATTAGACGCTTTGATGAATGGTGGCGATTTAGAAAATTTGGAAGCCTTAGAGGCTAAAGAAGAGACTAAAGAAGAGGCTAAAGAGGAAGCTAAAGAGAAAGAAGAGTTTAAAGAATCCAAAGAAAGCTCTAGCCAAAAAATGACCGTCAAAAAAGAAGACGCTGAAAAATACGGCAAGATTAGCCCTAATGAATGGCCTCCCCCTCCCCCCACTGAAGAGCATAAGGTCGTGCATCAATTAGACGATGTTACAAGAGATTCTGAAGTGAAAGCCACGCAAATTTTTGATCAATTGGATTTGATCGGAGCTAGCGCTGAAAAAATCGCTAAAATGGTTAAAAAGATCCAAGAACCTTTGCAAAAACACCAAGAAATTTTTGACAATTTGCATGCACATTTCCCCCATGTGGAATCTTTTAAAACCGCACTCAATGAGCAACAAGAAATCCTAAACGCCCTTAAAAGCATTGAAGAAGAAGCCGCTAATTGCTCTGATAGCTCCATGCAAGCGATGGATATTATGCAGTTTCAAGATATTCACCGCCAAAAAATTGAACGAGTGGTCAATGTCATGCGAGCGCTCAGCCAATACATGAATTCACTTTTTGAAGGCAAAATTGATGATTCTAAGCGCGTGAGTTCAGCGACTTTTATCACCGGCGATGACGATAAAGATTTAGCCAGTGCTGATGATATTGAAGCCTTGATCGCTTCTTTTGGAGCCAAGTAG
- a CDS encoding tetratricopeptide repeat protein, protein MPLETITLAHIYEEQGFFEEALQIYTNILKKTPDHAEALKQMKRLEKIQKNLAPFKHDALLERHYLNFIKGDYLSVENLEKWLVEWN, encoded by the coding sequence ATGCCCTTAGAAACTATCACGCTCGCTCATATTTACGAAGAACAAGGGTTTTTTGAAGAAGCGTTGCAAATTTATACTAATATTTTAAAAAAAACCCCTGACCATGCAGAGGCGTTAAAGCAAATGAAGCGTTTGGAAAAAATCCAAAAAAATCTCGCTCCTTTCAAGCACGATGCATTGTTAGAGCGGCACTATTTAAATTTTATCAAAGGGGATTATTTGAGCGTTGAGAATTTAGAAAAATGGCTGGTAGAATGGAATTGA